CAATGCTGACCAGCGTCGTCGGCACCACCATCCACAATTGAATGCACAAAATTAAATGCCTGATTGACCTTTCTGCACTAACACACACTCATTGTGGAAAATGGATAACAAAAACTGTGTCAGCATCTCATTCAAAGCTAATTAGAGAAGGAAAAACATATTAAGAATTGATAAGAATGCTCACACACACTACAAGCATTCAATCACTTGATATTTGAAAACATATTCCATAATACAAGATtaaaaatataacttaaaaaacagaaaataaccTGTGAAGATCAATGTCTTTGTCTTTGATGCACAGTATCAATTCAAGGTTGTTCCAGGGACTGTGAGAACCAGTGTCCTGAGGTTTATGAGGTGAATCCACACGGTGTAGTTTGGAAGGTTTTTGGGGTTGGTCATGGAGTTTCTCCTTCCGCTTCCGCTTACGATTTTCCATCTTCACATTTGCTTCTGAATCAACCATCATTGAGTGTAGATTCCAAGGGTTTCTGAATTCTGCAAACAATGATAAACCTTATAGGGTTTAAGCTCTTTTACCATTCAGTTTTGTGCACATAGGATGAAAGAAACCGCGAACCTGCACTTATCGTCTTCTCTGAGCCACCATAGGAAGAACGTGAGAGCTGTGTGCAAGTCGGGGTTCGGCGGAGCAAGCGGCTGAGCCTCCGGCGGCGGGGAACAATGCGCGAAACTTGTATGTGTTGGTCGAGTTTGGAGTCTTAAAATCAATCTTTATATGTGTGTATAAAATAATTGTCACATACTTAGGTTATAAttttttgagtttaatggatatgcacttgACAGTGTAAacacagtcatccaattaaagcatgccacataggagagataattacatttgactttaattttaattaaaagaataatatattttctgatttggcggaattcaattggatgtctgtgtaaaactattttacactgacagtgcatatccattaaactctaatttttttttatgtacaaGTATAAAATTCTTAATATATGTAGTTATTtatagagattaatttctatgcaccgacggtgtaaaaagttttacaccatcattcaatcacaaccttccatttcctatttttagatattcttaaattcaaaattaattgtaagctaacaaaatggagggatgtgattgaatgatggtgtaaaacttatttacaccgtcggcgcatagaaattaatctcttatttatatctaaattttataattttgtttttcttatttCAAATGAGTACTAAAACCACCATTGTATTTCCATTTGTAACCACACAAAAAAAACCACCATTGTTATTACTGTTATTCAATCACTTTTCCTAATATCACCTACTTATTGCCATTGTCTAATATTATCATTTCAACTCTCTTTGTTATGTTCACTCAAAAAATTATTGTTATagttatttttaagaatttatttgggtagttttcagttttcaattttatttatttgtcaaTGCAAATTTTTAAGCGAAACATGTCCAACAAAAAGGAAATTGAAATGATTCAACATGCGGCGGGGTTGCGTTGCTCAGAATCACAGCTGGGAGGTGTTAGTTACAACTTCTACTTATATGTTGGATGTTACGTCTCCCTTATTTGCGGAAGTGATGGACTTTAGATGGACACTTTCTATGACCTCTGATTTAGGCTGAGTAGATGTGATTATAGACATATTGTGTTGTAGCTGCCTGAGGCGCGACGTCGTGCTCGATAAACGAAAAATTCTTTCATTATTTCAGTCCTTAATGATTGTAGATACTTAGTTTTATCTTTTGATTGTTTCGAACTTTCTTTTATTCGTCGTTCTGGAAATTGTGTTGAGCGGATTTTATCATTAACTAAATTTAATACATTTTGTTGCATAAAAAACATTTTGTGGTTACAATTTTGtagtttaattttattattccttaatttttttctttaaaaattaaAGTAATTTTAATATCTTATTTTGGAGTAATATATGTGAAGATTATTCAGATGAATGATATTGCCATGGGGTGATAGAAAAGGCAAATGTAACGTTCGATTACAAAGCAAGCATTACAGAAGTCCCGCCACCactctcacaagtcacaaccttcttcttcttcaactacTTTCTTAGAGTCAGagatactttctctctcttcaacTGCTTCTGCTTCTGGTTCTGGGGTTTGCTTTCTTCATCCTATCATTCTGTACCTGTTACCCTGCTTCATGTTTATGCATAAGCATAATGCTTTCTTTTTTCGTTTCCCCTGAAACTTTCTTGCTTGCATTTCATTGCATGATGAATCTCCTGCACTCTCTTTACTGCGTGATTCTTGATCCCTTTCCCCTCAACTGTGTGTTCTTTCTCAATTTCTGTCTTTCAAAAGTAAACTACGCTGAAATAGTTCAATTAGATATTGTtttcttcttgttgttgttgatgtggTAATCGTCTTATTTCCTCATTGCTAGCTGCTTCTTCCTCTTCTATATATTGATAAAAATCTGAATGCAAGGTGAATTTTGTCAGGGAGAATGCGAATCAAGGTTGATTGTGTCTATTCATGATTGAATTCTTGATCATGCTTATTGCTTGCTGCATCTACAACATTGGATGCATGGATGTACCActgtgtttttttgtttttttttttcctgatgaGATAATTAAAAACCACTTGAAATTAAAGGTGTGAGGTTTATTTCATAATCATAAGAAATTCATGATACTTACATGCTACCATTTAGGGAACCTGTATGTTAAAAGTGAAACAAAGTTCATTTTGATATAAAGAATGATGCCTGAGTTTCTGAATATTTATCTGCTTTCTGGAATCTATAAAACTATGCATGTTTGAAATCATTATACATTTTTTTCTTGTGCTTTTTCGTGTTACTACAAAGAATTTTAGCAGCTCATGAGCATGGTTCAAATTTATGTTAATTTTATAGCATTTGTTTTGTGATGATTTAATTGCAGGATTTGATCATTACTAGTGCAATTAGAGTACTCTCTGTCCCAATTAAGCTTTTTGGGAGATATCTTCCTTTCACATGGATTGTTCTCACAAACAGAAAGGATATATTGGAAGTACAGAAGCATCATGTACTCTGGCAGATATCGACGAGGAAGAACCTGAGGATTTCTCAACAGCATGGGACAAGGTTCAAAAATCCAACAAGTCATTTGCTACTGAACTATCCTCAGGGCTTTCTCTCCCAGCAGATCATCTTGCTCATTCTGTGAATACCTCGAGATTATTGACATTGGATTTGGATCCACATCCAATAATATCTGAAGGTTGGAAAGCTCTGAGGAAATCCTTAGTAACATTTCGTGGCCAGCCAGTAGGTACAATTGCAGCTTTGGATAATTCTAATGAGAAACTTAATTATGATCAGGTACCAGGATGTTGTCATCTCCTAAATGCTTCTATTTCTTGTCTATGGAGTTTGTGGTTTGAAAATTTTACTCAACTTTTGTCTAAAACACTAGGTAATGATAGTGTGATTCTGAAAATAGCTTGGTTAGGTTCATCGTTCTCTTCCTTCTCCAAGTTGTTTGTTATACAATAAAGCTATGGTTTACACTTTTCATGGATTTAGATACACTTGAGATTAAATGTTGAATCAAATCCAGACACACAAGCTAGACTTTAGCTAAATGTAggagttttttctttcttctctgtatccctcattttcatcttctttacTTACCTAGATGTGTGGCTTTGATCATTATACATCTACCCCTTTTGGGTTTCTGTGGAGAGTTAATGTATCGTAATTATATTTGTGCAGGTGTTTGTAAGAGACTTTGTCCCTAGTGCTTTGGCTTTTCTGATGAATAAGGAATTTGGCATTGTAAAAAATTTCATCACAGAGACACTTCACCTTCAATCATCAGAGAAAATAGTTGATTGTTTTGATCTATCAGAAGGTGTAATGCCAGCAAGTTTTAAAGTACTCCATGATCCACAAAAAGAGCAAGAGAAGTTGAAAGCAGACTTTGGTGGGAGTGCAATAGGCAGGGTTGCTCCTGTTGATTCTGGATTCTGGTGGATCATATTACTTCGCGCATACACAAAAGCCACTGGAGACACTTCCTTGGCTGATCTGCCTGAATGTCAGAAGGGTATGCGCTTGATTCTGAACTTATGCCTTTCAGAGGGATTCGACACGTTTCCAACTCTACTATGTGCTGATGGATGCTGCATGATTGATCGTAGAATGGTGAGTTTGCAGAAAATTTGAAATCTAGGAAGTGTATGTTTGAATAGACAGAGAATTGGATTCTAAGAGATGCTACTCCTAGTAATTTTTTAGGGAGTAGCAGTGATTCTGGAAGATTTGATAGGCCATCATAATTTACAATTCCAATGTTTCTTACTATCATTTTTTGATCTATGGTTTCAGGGTCTTTATGGGTATCCAATTGAAATTCAAGCACTTTTCTTCATGGCTTTAAGGTGTGCCTTGCAATTGCTGAAGCAAGATGCCGAGGGGAAAAAGTTTGTGGAACGAATTGAGAACCGGTTACATGCCTTAAGCTATCATGTGAGAAGCTATTTTTGGCTGGATTCGAAGCAACTTAATGACGTGTATCGCTATAAAACAGAAGAGTACTCGCACACTGCAGTTAACAAGTTCAATGTCATTCCTGATTCTCTACCTAATTGGATTTTTGACTTCATGCCTCATCATGGTGGTTACTTTGTTGGGAATGTCAGTCCTGCAAGGATGGATTTCCGCTGGTTTTGCCTTGGAAATTGCATTGCAATTCTGTCATGCTTGGCCACTCCTGAGCAATCCATTGCAATCATGGATCTCATAGAAGCGCGGTGGGAGGACTTAATCGGCGAGATGCCAGTAAAAGTTTCTTATCCAGCCCTTGAACACCATGAGTGGCGAATCATAACCGGATGTGACCCAAAAAACACAAGATGGAGTTACCACAATGGAGGATCTTGGCCAGGTATTTTTAATCTTCTGCCACCATTTGCATGTAACTATGTTAGTGAACACAGCACTTTTTATTGGAAAAGATTAGTGAATCTATTATTTAGATGAATTTAATTTATACACAATGTGACATTCAATAATCAATAGGTTTTAATTTCGCCACCAGAAAAGGCACATAACTGTTTGAGTATGTATTCTGATGTGGCTATTTTATGTCTAAAGAAGTTTTACACTTGCTGTGTATAAATATTTAAACTCTATTTAGATTAAGAATAGGGAATGCATGTTAGGTTATCTAGTTATGCACTAACTTTGAGATACTGGTACTCCATAAAGTTCTTTGGTAACATGATGACATTGAATTCTGT
This portion of the Lotus japonicus ecotype B-129 chromosome 3, LjGifu_v1.2 genome encodes:
- the LOC130743071 gene encoding probable alkaline/neutral invertase F, with the translated sequence MDCSHKQKGYIGSTEASCTLADIDEEEPEDFSTAWDKVQKSNKSFATELSSGLSLPADHLAHSVNTSRLLTLDLDPHPIISEGWKALRKSLVTFRGQPVGTIAALDNSNEKLNYDQVFVRDFVPSALAFLMNKEFGIVKNFITETLHLQSSEKIVDCFDLSEGVMPASFKVLHDPQKEQEKLKADFGGSAIGRVAPVDSGFWWIILLRAYTKATGDTSLADLPECQKGMRLILNLCLSEGFDTFPTLLCADGCCMIDRRMGLYGYPIEIQALFFMALRCALQLLKQDAEGKKFVERIENRLHALSYHVRSYFWLDSKQLNDVYRYKTEEYSHTAVNKFNVIPDSLPNWIFDFMPHHGGYFVGNVSPARMDFRWFCLGNCIAILSCLATPEQSIAIMDLIEARWEDLIGEMPVKVSYPALEHHEWRIITGCDPKNTRWSYHNGGSWPVLIWLLAAASIKTGRPHIARRALEIAETRLQKDNWPEYYDGKLGRYIGKQARKSQTWSIAGYLVARMMVDDPSHLGMVALEEDKQKPELRGTKSTASLGKLWY